The DNA sequence ATGTCTCTGCAAAACAATTGCTATCGGATAGTGATACATTGATGGAATGTTTGTTTAAATGTATCTCAGGCTACTACAGACATATGCCTACGCGAGATTGCTAGTTTCATCCTTTTTATTCGACTATTGTAGCACCCCTAGATACTTTACAACTAACTCAGAATCATAACATCTCCATCCAATTCTGGAATCCGAAAATAAAGCTTTCCCACCGCTATCTCAAACTATCTTCGCAGCTCCAACCCATTGGCATTTCCTAACCATGATCCGGAGTAATACGTCTTCTACTATAATACATTGctccgacgatgaagatatttAAAATCCCATTTTCGACTTAGCAGAGTACTGAGACTTATATGCAGTGAAACACCTTTTTGATACCGCCAACGCAGATATCAACTGTGCgaacgacgaagatgacACACCCCTCCAGCTCACAGCCAGGAATGGCCAAAGCGCGGTCGTAGAACTATTCGTCTATATCATATCGCTCACCGGGTGCCAATACCCCGATCAAAGTTTTACGCCACTCCTGCTGGCGGCCATATATGGACAAGAGTCCGTAGTGAAAATGCTACTTGAACAAGGCGCGGATGAAGTTGAATGGTGTGAATGGAACGTTGAAGCTAATGAcctgggaaagagaaaaatggcTTCCTGTCATCCATTTTGACTGGCTGTGCGTGTCAGGATGGTTCTGGGCTTGGTGCGCTCGAGTAGCCGATTCGAAAGCCATGAACTTAAATAAAAGCTAAAAAAGCTCCTGTGATACGATAGGTTGTATGGAGGGCTGTCTCGGTTGGAACAGGGTAGTTGCTCTTTATAAGGCATCCTCAGCCGTAACTGTCAGTTTGATTTGAAGAACTGTTTATGATACGGTAAATACGTGAAAGTCAACAATTACCTAGTCTCTCCTAGGATCTGCAAATGACGCTTGATTCCCTAGACGCCTTGACGAGATCTCGTAGTATCGAGGAAGCTCATCGTTCGATGAAACATACCCCTTGAACTAGAAACCCTTATGCTTACTAGCACTGGGCCTCGGCATAACCTATTCTACTACGCAAAGCAGTTGAGATGACAAGTAGTTGACCCAAGGAGGTCTGACACCAAATGTCCACCAATGCTCCATAGATGAGCAATTTATATACATCATTTGGCCGAATTAGGTAGTTCCTTAATAAGGTAATAATGGAAATAGGCCAGGTGCATACTATGGATTATATATTGTTGGGTTACTCATAAGGTCAAAAACTGAAGAGATATTCAGCCGGTAGTATAACTCGAGGTAGTCTAACACACACCCTGTCCTCTGCATGAAAGCTAAGACCGCGCACGTTACTCTTCAAGCCCTTGGTCCGTATCATGTGTTTGATCAATACTATACTCCTTCGTGAAGAGACTCAGAATACCCCCAACAGCTGTGCAGACGCAGCAGAAAATCCAGACAGCCCGCAGGCTGTCTGTGTACGCTTGGCGGAGATCATCCTTGTTCTGCGATGCTGGTGCCGTCTGTATCTTTCCCACCAATACAACCGCATTGTGGCTTATCTTCTTTGCCATAGGTGCCAACGCCGGGTACTTCTGCAAGTTTGCCTCCATACGATTCTGAAAGATCACGCCGCCAATGGCTACACCCAGCGACTGCCCAAATGCACgaaagaagctgaaaagcGCAGTTGCAGTAGCTAAATGGCGACTCTCCGAGCAAGCCTGAATGGCATACGCGATACTTGTCACAAGTGCACCTAGGCCTAGGCCTGGGATTGCGATAAGAGAGATCCAAATAGCCCCCTTCGTTGTCCTATTAAAATAGCAGAGGACACCGAAGCCTAGTGTAGCGACGGCCCAACCGATCCAGATGAGAATGCGGTAGCGCCCCGATACCACCGCAATAATCCCCGACGCGCAAGCGCTCGGCGCAATGGCAAAGGCAAGTGGTAGAGCTGCAACCCCGGCAGGAAGAGGCTTGAATCCATGAACTGCTTCCCCATAAAGGGGAAGATAATACAGGATACACCAGAGTGTAAGCCCTTGCAACACCGTGCCAATATAATTGATTAATAAAGAGTGGTTATCAATCCCTGACACTTGCAAAATTGGGTCTTTGGGGATATGGGTCTCGTAGCCCATCACCCCGATGATGCCAATAGTCCCAATGATCAAAGGTACTAACACCCTCCAAGAATGCCAGACATACATCACTCCGCCCCAGCTGAgagccaccaagaaagaTGCAGTACTGCATACGAAGAGGACTAATCCGACCGTATCAAAATTTTTGAGCTTCTCGCGCCTGGTCgtcttcttggtcttgatttTCAAGTATATTACTATTAGCGGGATTGACAGAGCTGCAAACGGAAtattgatataaaagatCCATCGCTATGCACTTGGAATTAGAAATAATCTGTAAGCTTAGAATGATGGTATTCCACTCACCCAGTCCGAATTCGTTGAGAAACCACCTCCCATTATAGGTCCGATCACAGATCCGACGCTCCACATTGATCCCAGAACACCCCAGTATGCACCTCGCAGTCGGAACGGGACCATGTCAGTGACAGATACCTCACTTAGTGCAATAATACCACCCCCGCCGGTTCCCTGAATGGAGCGGCCCACCAGCATCTGGGTGAAGTTTGTCGCTACTCCAGACACGATAGTCCCCACGAGGAAAAAGATGACAGCAATGACTATCAAAAGTTGGCGACCAAAAGCACTTGATAGAGATGTAAATATTAGCTGGCAACCTGTCAACTGTTAGCATTTCCGTTTGATATTCATTGTTGGTTATACTTACAGGCAGAACACAAGACAAATGAGGTTCCGCTCCAGAAGGCCTCAATGGCCGAGCCACCTAACTCTTCAGTAACAACCTTTATATGTTAGCACATGCTCCAGATAATCCAAGAAATTCCAGATCAAATCTTACCGGAAGTGCAATTGACAGAGAGGCAGCTTCGAGTGCTACCATCAAAGTCAATAAGCACAGTGGGAAGAAGGCCAATGTGACTTTACGATCAATCCAGAATTGaagcttctttccctcgggGCCATTGTCACGTTCGTCAGCAGTCCGACGGGCAGATGCTCCATGGCGACTATCAGGAATTGGCTGAGCGTATTGTATTTGAGTCGTCGAGAGCTTTGAAGGACTGGCTTCCAACGACGATAGGAGAAGGTCAGGATTGGGATCTGTCTCTGTCATTGTATACGAGTAGACCGAAATCGCTATTGTCCGAAGATGACAGCCCCTAAGGTAAAAAGAGGTTATTCGCCGTTCTCTCTTTCGACGTCCTGTCTTTCACTTTTCTCCTTTACCATTTGGTAGTTTTGTTGCTGGGTGTCAGATTGCCGAGTACCAGGATtttcccccccaaaaaaaaggggaaaaaaaaaaagcagcGTAAATACAGACGGGGCATCTAGATCGGGAAAAATATCTCGTTCTAGACCTGGAATGTTACCTGTAGGTGAAAAGAGTAGAAACTAAGAGATACAGATCGGTATGAAGCCCCCTTGCTTTACCTACATACATCCTCCGGCTATCTATGCAAGCGTTACCCAAACAGTAAATACCGTTAAATATTTGTCAATCATATGACAAAGTGTGGTTATGCACTTATCTAGGTGGAGTATCGTGCTCTAGGAAGTGCCACCTTACGCAGCAAGGGTGTTACTAGCTTATTGCTCCTGCAATGATCCCTTGAATACCACGGAGGAGTTTTCACCCCTATACCCCGTAGCTGAGTCCTGACCTCTCTCACTTTACCAGACTTAGGCTCTGATACTTCTcatctgaagaagactggtTATTCATCAGTCATAAACTGGAACATTCGCGACTGGCATTTATTGACCCTATCAGTACTCTGTAAAATTCCGTAGCTAGGAGTAGTAAGTATGCATTGGCCAGGATCTTCTTCTAGACATATATGCTGATGGTATGGACAGCAACGTAACACCGGATACACCGTGTTGAGCAGCATAACCGACATATCACAATGATGTGGGACTATTATTGCGATAAGTCTATTCTCATCACGGGAGCCTCCGGCTTCCTAGGAACTGCTATCACCCATCGGTTAGCTTCGAAAGCTCGTCCCAAGCGCATTTATATACTTTGCAGGAGGGGTGAAAGGTTAGAGAAACCCTGGATTTTATTGCTTTCTTGATTTAGTTGAACTGACGACATCGGGTCATAAAGCCAACTGATCAGAAAATGGCAAAGAAATCTGCCCGAGGCGGACTTCAAGTGGCTATTCAACTTGGAGTCTATAACGGTGATCGATGGAGACATCATGCAGGCAGACCTTGGACTTTCGCCTCAGATGATTACTGAGCTGCAGAAAGAGGTCAACATCATTATCCATGCGGCTTCCACAATCAACTTGACCTATTCGCTTGAGCGGGTGTTTGATCATATTGTCCAGCCAAGCGAATCCTTAGCTCAGTTAGCCCTAGGTTTTACCTGCCTGGATCGATTCGTCTATGTTTCCACAGCCTTCGCCAACACACATCTTTACAAGCTTTCGAGCAAGCCCCAGACAGAGATAAATGAAGAGATCTACCCACTCCTGGGCGAGGGAAAGCTGTTGGATGACAGCCTTCTTAGTGCCCAGGATGCCCGTGACCAAATCACGAAGACTGGCTCCTCGACTGAATTTGAACTCCACGATTTTCCCTGGCCGTATGCGTATGGGAAGCACCTCGCAGAGCGATTGGTCCTAAACCTCTTCATCGAAAAGGGATGGGCATCGAAGGTGTTAATACTCCGCCCTTCTGTGATCGGACCAGCAGAGAAATATCCATACCCGGGATACAGTGTTCCCTTGTCAACACCATCAACGGCTCTCGCAACTGCGATGATTGCATCCTCTGTGTTTAGTGTCGTGGTGCCTACGCGGTGTTCCAAACCAGAAATCGAGGCTACCATTGACGAGGTCCCAGTGGACGTTGTTGTTGATCGAATGGTAGCCCATGTAGCTTTTAATACCACCGGTTGCGTCCATGCTGTGGGAGGCGAACGTGGCCGCCTTAGTTTCATGGACTTCTGGGGCGCCGCGATGAAGCTAAGAAGACTACCATGTGAGCCGCGGATAATCTGGTCATCGACTGTTGATTGGCATTCGCCGGACTTACACCCTGTGCTGCGACTCTATGTTATTCTGGGCACTGCCTTTCTCTTCACAGAGGAGAAGACAAATAACCTTTGGAAGATGCTTTCTCCTGATGAACGAGGTGATATGATATTGTTCAGGAACACTGCGGGGAAGTCATACGAGCTGATATCAAGACGGGAGCATATTAGATTCCTCATCAGATTGTTTGCAAAGAGGACTATTTTTCCAGCGTGGCTACTGGTGTATTTGTGTCGATGAGCAGAGAGAGTTCTGGTACACTATGAGCCCTAGTATCATGTTGTCCCAAGAGCCAAACCATCTTTTTTGAATACTTAGTATGTTCCTTGGTATTACTCTTTGTAGGCGTAATTAGAATGTGAGCGAAAAGCTGCTAGCAataattgaagaaattctaACTGTTCAAACTGAATAAGTCTAACTAAATGGAGCATGGACTGTATGCACATCTGCTTAAGAAATAAGAGAACTTGTCTCACGAGCCAGGGTATTAAAATTCCTTCCAGCACCTCTACAGCGccttttgctttgcttccaACTTGTAAATGCGGCCAAAGAATTTAAGAAAAGGTTGAATCAAAGGGACGAGGTACAACGTCCCCAACACCAGCGCAAAAACCTGGCCACTATTATTCATGCATGGGGCCACATTTGACCCTACCTCAAGCCCAACATACGTCTGGATGTTCGATTTGTCTTCGGTCGCAACTAAGGGTACGTTTATGGGGTTGTTATACGAGATGAACACGTACAACCATGAGGCCAGCCCGCCCAAGACGAACTGGGCGATTTGTAGTCGCGTCAGGGTACGCTTCATAAATACAGGTACTTTTATCGTGAGTGTAGTCAACGTGTAATAGAGATACTGCGCCGATTTATAAATTATTCCGTTTTTAGACGATGTCCGGGAGTCAATTCTTATCATCAACGTGTGAATTCCTGTGTTGAAGGAGACGCCCACAACCGCTTGTGGAGTCCGGTAGATACCACCACCCATGTACATATGATCACACCAGCATGGTGATATGTCTGCAGGAAAGagaccttcttccccttcacTAGCAGGAGTATAGTGTTCATGATCTCGTAGTACATCGACATATAAAACATCCATGTGTAGTAGTTCATACCTCTCTCCCACAGGGATTCGGCCTGGTAGGTCCCTGAGAAGTCATTGTCGAGAGTAGCTAGCGGCACTGAGGTATTACTTGCCGGACTGTAATCAGATAGCAGTCGCCCTTGTCCGCGGTCGAATCTGCAGAAGACATCCGTGATGTGATAAGGTGCACTTGACCGAGGTGGGAGAGAGGATATGACTGTCCGACATACACCCAAGAAAGCCCAAGCGGAGAAGAGACCAAGCAAAATATTATGCGCAAAAGCAATGTAGGTAAATGATGCTGTGCGAGTTATAGGCCAAGGACGATAATGCCTTCTCCTATTGAGATAGTTGAGAACACagacaaaaacaatataGAAGCACGCCGTAAATAAGGGGACTCTAGCATCAAGACTGAAACTGTACACGGTGGAAGGTATATCGAAAGGGTGGTTCCAGGAAAATCCCACTTGCGATGCTGGTGTGATGAGAGGCGGATGAGGTCCCGGGGGAAATCGAAGGATTCGGGCCTCGGGAAATCCGAAGTAGACAGATGGGGCACTGGATATAGCTGGGGTTGCTTGAACAGCAGGCTGAATAGTACGTACGTAGGAGGTTACAAGGAGCTCTACCAATGGAATTAGATATTATCTCCGAGCGGCGGACACCAACGGCACCTCCTTCGAGTAGATGAGGAATCGCAATGCCAGCATACCTGTGAAATGAGACCCAGTTACTCCCTACATTGTACTTGCCTCCTAATCCAAGCTGTCAGTACCGATGCTGATATATGTATGTCTTGCGATGGCACTTACAATCTAGACAATTAAAGTAAAGCTGCTATTAGCCACGATATGTCGTTTGTGGAGAGTTAAAACTTACGCCTTGTTCCAACGATTGTGTCAGTCTCATATCACATTCTATCTCACCTAGCCACTTACAAGCTATCCAACCCAGTGTCATGTATCAGCTATGCTATCATCTATCATTCTTCCATGAATTTCTCATGTCGCAATTCTACTTACTCCCTAAGGCAGGATTAGCTCTGTACTATTGTAATGTAGATAGAACATCACTCGCAATCTATACGCTCTGGTGGTCAATAATGGTTCTTTATTTAGCTGTAAATCATCCTCATAGCACATATGACTCACGACCTATATCATGCATTGTCGTTAGAGATCTCTTCGTTTTAAACTGAAAGAAACAGGGTACTCACATCCTATGTAAAAGAAATGGCATATTAGCCCTGTTGATAGGGATTAACCCGTCTCTAGTATATTAATGGCACCTACAAGCTGTACAGTAATGTTAGTTTTAAAGTATTGTGGAACACATAGGAGAGGTGCTTACACCCTGTAATACCGAGCAGGTTAACCTTAATTTTAGCGAGCCTTTATTCTTCAAAGGGTGCTCACCAACTATGCGTGTGAAAGTTTGTCAGCCATgatctctttctcaatcATGCAGGGAGACATGACTTACATCCTTTTGGTATTGACCAATCATCTGGTATCAGCCTCAATGCTTCTGACTGCAGGGCTACATGGTACTCACAAACTATTTTGTCAATCAAGGTCAGCTCAAGCAATTTTGCGATTCGTCCCGGGGATGGTGGGCTACTTACTCCCTAAGAAAATGTTAAGATCATGATGTGACCGCATTTAGCTCATAGAGATTTTGGAGACTTACAGCCTGTTAGTTTTAGTGAGTGTTAGAAATTTGCGATCAACGAGAAAATGTATACAACGCCCACTTAGAAGCTTTCGTTAAAGGCATGTCAGCGCTGCATCCAGCTAGCAGTGTATTTCGGCAGGGCTAGCCACATACCTTCTATTACACAGTTAGGACTGACAGCTGAACAAAGCCAAGTATGTAAACGCTTTGAGGGATTACTTGCTACGTTGTCGCTTTCACCCTgagggggggaagggggTGCAGCCATTCCGATGCCCAACCCcatgagaagaacaacgaTGGAAAAGGCCTTCATGATGGTGGAATATCCGAGTGGTAAAGCCTAAGTTAATCTTAGTTATAACAAACAAACGAGGTAGTAGATTCGGTTGATCAAGCAGATAAGTAAGAGAGCGAGGAGACCACGTCCGGTGTTGTTGAATTGTATACAACAGTATCTATACTCATATGGCTCCTACAATTGGATAGGTAGGTTTTTTGGGTAAAGAAATGGTTAAGGGCGGTATAGGGGCTAATGAACTTTGTCTGAAGGCATCTTTGCGATATTAGGTCTCCGAAGCACAATTGGTGTCAGAATGACAACGCTCGGATATCACTTCCGTCAAGGATCACAATGCAGGTCTGAAATCTTTTCGTCACAGTTAGTCAATGTGCTCCAGCGGATACTGGATGGAAGATCTATGCTACGCCACATTGCTGTCCAGGGAAGCAAGGGGTTTGTCCACCTCTTTTCTGTGCACTGAAAGATACAGAAGTTACTGCATGCAGAAAGAAGGAATCAATGCAAAGTCTTCACACTGAGCGGGCATGCGGACCTCTTTGCTTAATGGGCAGGGGCCAACACTAGCATATGCATGGAGGACCGCTGCAGATTAACCGAGTAAGGAGTCAGTGATAACCGTCAAACTGTATTGCAGTCATGGGGTAATAATAAATAGTAAAATACATCCTACCTAACTACAGTTTTAGGCTTTGGTTTGGAGGTGGGCGCTACGTTACAGCTTCCCTTTCATATTGTAAGGCCCAGTGTGACGGGTAAAAGAAAACTTCCCGTATTCTGACGTCCATTGTTCGGTGGATCGATGCATGATCCACACCCCTTGCATAGAAGGGATATCCCTTGCGGAGAGCCACAGTCCACAAAAGTCAAGCTAAAGTATTTTCAATCGTTTCCAATATTGCCAGTCAAAGCAAAGCCTAGCCTCACATGTTCAGCGCGGGTAGCTTGGTCACATACGGTTTGCGTGGGGTGCAGGGCAACGATAGGTAACTGGTcacatcttcatctcctttACAGTGGTACATCTCTATAATAGAGAGTCCCAAACCTAGGTGTTTTGTCCAAACCATGCAGCACCAGGTTGATACGAGAAAAGCGGTGATACTCAATCGGGGTGAATCATGTTAGGTTACCTAGGATACACATGAGGCAAACAAATACCATTTTTAGAATATCTACTAATGATTATCTGCATCATACTAAACTAATGTACTCCTTTCATCGAGCATTAGCTGTTGCTAAAAGCCTTCTCacttgcttctttttttcccctctgATAACCGGCGTGAGTTAATAACTTATTTGGCCAATTCTAACTACGCAATGGCTACACCGGAAGATATAACAATTGGTAACCTCAACGGCAATTGGGTTATGGTAAGAGTGCACCACACGTGATTTATTCTTGCCCTACAGATCCCAGTTTGTGCCATGTTTATCGAGACGACGTATACCTACATCATACAGAACAAAGGTTTGTCGGGCGAGATAGACCCTATTCTGAAGCTGGTAAATGCCCTTTTTGATGTCTACATCCATTTTCTGGCAGGCGGGACGAAGGGAATAGCTAATGGTTCTACGGTCGCATTTAGCAAGGGGTCCCCTGGCTACTTCGCAAGGCAATGGCGGCCGTAACACTTTACATCAACATCACGACGTACCAGACACCTCAGCCTGAGACCGGTGAGCCGGTAACAAACATTGACTTCAACCAAACCGCGGGCGGGAAGCTGGGTGGTACGACTGAGAAGCGGACATTGAGTTGGGAAATCAAAGAGCACAAGGACTACATCTTTGGTGAAGTTCAAGGTCAGAGCGAGTTTGTCCATGGTTCTCCAGATAGTGGTGGTCACATCCGACCAGATTTTGAATTGCAGACCGAGGTAGATAACGCACAAGAAGTCAAGACGTTCCTACGGGGTGAGAATCACCTCGATTCTCCCGACGGAACAGGATTCATATATGAAGGTTCCGAGGGTGCTTGGGTACATACTTTTGAACGCAGTGTCTCTTCTGGCTGGACAGCTGAGCAGGTTGGTTATCTTGATGACCCATTATTCATTCTCCAGCGACAGCTGGTGAAATCTATATTGCTGACAGTTGAACTGACTTGCAATTGGCTTCAGATTTGGGGTTTTGAATTGATCGACAACAAACGCCACTTCACACGCCGGATAGTTGTTGCCAATGCTGGAGGACGATACTTGTGTCTGAGGCTCGTGTTTGACTATGAACAACCAAAAGTGAGCATATAGTAGTAGTTGGAAACAAATCAACCTATTTTGAATAAACGATCAGCTTCAGAATGCGAGAACGCCGCTATAGTCAAGCATGGTCTACATATATACCCGTGATATGGTTTGGCAACCTATATAAGTCTTGATAAATAGACAatcagtacatacgaccatagggtgtggagaacagggcttcccgtccgctcagccgtacttaagccacacgccgggaggttagtagttgggtgggtgaccaccagcgaatccctcctgttgtatgtttttgttttagTTTTTGCGTGTTTTTCGGTCTTATCTTGTCAATAATGTCTATATCATCATTATATAAAGCCCAGGATGCAGTGCCTTCGCTTTGTCTGTTTCAATGGCAGCAATGAGCGGTTTGGCTGGGCGGGTTTGAAGCACTCATCATAGAAAAAATATCTGACAAATCTATCCACAGTAAATGCAAACTCAACGCAGAGTATGATCTACCAACCCGATCCAAAGCGTTGTAGTTCAAAAAACTGTCCTTTCCCCATGAGTCCTGTGCAGGGAAGACAAACACAATTGCTGACAAGTGGTGCGTAATAACGCAAACCCCAGACCTTATTCCACGCCACATTCCCCGACTTCGGGGGGTTCCGAGATGGGCCCTGATCGGGAGTCCAAATTGTATGGCCCAGATCTCCCTCCTTGAAGGGGTCCACTTGGATGATCTTGGTGACTCGGGGATTTCGAGTAAGAGCAGGGTATTCCCAACCTCTCCATACCGTAGTACCTGGAAAAGCAGTTCTATCCAACCCTGATCGGGTGAAAAAGTATACTTCGCCCTGGGCAGTCTCAGCAAATGCCTGAGACAATCGACGTCCAAACCGATCGATCATTGATAGTGTCTTGAATTTGCCTATTTGGGCCCTTGACGATCTTTTATCCGTAACACGATCAATCGCAAAACCCTCGCGTTGGGTACTTTTCTGAATATACTTTTTATAGTGTCGAGCTGAGAGTATAACTCCATTCTCACCATCAAGACCACTATCGAATAAGCCATCGCCTTTCCAGATTTGGCCATATTCCAGTATATTCGTCACGAGGTCTTCAAGCGCCGGAACATCATCAAGCATCCTGTATTGAGGTTTACCCCCATTTTTGAAACAATTTAGCCCCGGTGCACGCTTGCATGCTTGTGAGGCTGCATCATTTTCACTCCGTGTGCTCTCGAGCGCTTCATCAAGCCCGTCTTGGTTGGCCGCTTTGAGCCCGGCATCTTCCACAATTTTTGCACCTTCATTAGGAACATGGGGAACTTCGACGGTCGTGGCATCGTTGTTGATTATGGATTCCTCTTCCACAGGGTGGTCGTTGGTTTTGGGCGATTGAGCCTGTTCTCCCCCCTGACAGTGTGTATCACCGGCGGCCTTCCGAGCCTTGGCTGCGTGTTCGGCATCCTCCGATTCATATTTTGTGCCTTTGGCTGCGTCGGCGAATTTGGCCGCTCATTCTGAAGCCTCCACTGCCTTGGCAATGGACTCAGCTCCATCTGCAGATTTTGCGGCGGCCCCTGCAGCTTTCAAGGCGATCTTAGAAGCATTGATCGTTTCTGCAGGCTCCCACCCCCAGGGAGCGCCAGAAGCATGTCGAGAATTGTTGGATACTGGATCATGTTGACACCAATACCCAAGATGAAAAACAACAGGTCGTCAGACGGGTGTTTCATACCATCATCGATACATGTTTGGATCTCGATTTGATCGTGGAGAAGCGtcggaaaagaaaatgagcTAACCTGTATATCGGACGTGCCGCAAAGAATGGACCGAACTTTGGGTTAGCGTCGAAATTAACCTTGTGCTTGGCATGGGGTTTGAATTCAAGTTCCAATGAGCAGTATCAAATGGAGAAAAGTGGGAATCGTCCGGTTCATCGTAAATTTATGCGTGGAATTAAGGGTCGGATATAAGGATCCACTTCTCTTCA is a window from the Aspergillus oryzae RIB40 DNA, chromosome 6 genome containing:
- a CDS encoding uncharacterized protein (permeases of the major facilitator superfamily); the encoded protein is MTETDPNPDLLLSSLEASPSKLSTTQIQYAQPIPDSRHGASARRTADERDNGPEGKKLQFWIDRKVTLAFFPLCLLTLMVALEAASLSIALPVVTEELGGSAIEAFWSGTSFVLCSACCQLIFTSLSSAFGRQLLIVIAVIFFLVGTIVSGVATNFTQMLVGRSIQGTGGGGIIALSEVSVTDMVPFRLRGAYWGVLGSMWSVGSVIGPIMGGGFSTNSDWRWIFYINIPFAALSIPLIVIYLKIKTKKTTRREKLKNFDTVGLVLFVCSTASFLVALSWGGVMYVWHSWRVLVPLIIGTIGIIGVMGYETHIPKDPILQVSGIDNHSLLINYIGTVLQGLTLWCILYYLPLYGEAVHGFKPLPAGVAALPLAFAIAPSACASGIIAVVSGRYRILIWIGWAVATLGFGVLCYFNRTTKGAIWISLIAIPGLGLGALVTSIAYAIQACSESRHLATATALFSFFRAFGQSLGVAIGGVIFQNRMEANLQKYPALAPMAKKISHNAVVLVGKIQTAPASQNKDDLRQAYTDSLRAVWIFCCVCTAVGGILSLFTKEYSIDQTHDTDQGLEE
- a CDS encoding uncharacterized protein (predicted protein); its protein translation is MLLVLPSQCTLTAFGKYVSAKQLLSDSDTLMEYINCANDEDDTPLQLTARNGQSAVVELFVYIISLTGCQYPDQSFTPLLLAAIYGQESVVKMLLEQGADEVEWCEWNVEANDLGKRKMASCHPF
- a CDS encoding uncharacterized protein (predicted protein); translated protein: MQADLGLSPQMITELQKEVNIIIHAASTINLTYSLERVFDHIVQPSESLAQLALGFTCLDRFVYVSTAFANTHLYKLSSKPQTEINEEIYPLLGEGKLLDDSLLSAQDARDQITKTGSSTEFELHDFPWPYAYGKHLAERLVLNLFIEKGWASKVLILRPSVIGPAEKYPYPGYSVPLSTPSTALATAMIASSVFSVVVPTRCSKPEIEATIDEVPVDVVVDRMVAHVAFNTTGCVHAVGGERGRLSFMDFWGAAMKLRRLPCEPRIIWSSTVDWHSPDLHPVLRLYVILGTAFLFTEEKTNNLWKMLSPDERGDMILFRNTAGKSYELISRREHIRFLIRFVATGVFVSMSRESSGTL
- a CDS encoding uncharacterized protein (predicted protein), translating into MLDDVPALEDLVTNILEYGQIWKGDGLFDSGLDGENGVILSARHYKKYIQKSTQREGFAIDRVTDKRSSRAQIGKFKTLSMIDRFGRRLSQAFAETAQGEVYFFTRSGLDRTAFPGTTVWRGWEYPALTRNPRVTKIIQVDPFKEGDLGHTIWTPDQGPSRNPPKSGNVAWNKVWGLRYYAPLVSNCVCLPCTGLMGKGQFFELQRFGSGW
- a CDS encoding uncharacterized protein (predicted protein), which translates into the protein MLALRFLIYSKELLVTSYVRTIQPAVQATPAISSAPSVYFGFPEARILRFPPGPHPPLITPASQVGFSWNHPFDIPSTVYSFSLDARVPLFTACFYIVFVCVLNYLNRRRHYRPWPITRTASFTYIAFAHNILLGLFSAWAFLGVCRTVISSLPPRSSAPYHITDVFCRFDRGQGRLLSDYSPASNTSVPLATLDNDFSGTYQAESLWERGMNYYTWMFYMSMYYEIMNTILLLVKGKKVSFLQTYHHAGVIICTWVVVSTGLHKRLWASPSTQEFTR